One genomic segment of Gammaproteobacteria bacterium includes these proteins:
- a CDS encoding IS630 family transposase, whose product MNAEWMFDARKIPDEVMNYIRRIAVRAVEEKHYGPELVADFLGIDRTSIYDWLRNYRYEGEEALDTRKALGATCVMTPDIDRWLKETILNTTPADHGYDTVLWTLEIMVNLLKEYFGLWVSDATVRLHLHQLGLSCQKPCYHALNQDQEEVKKFINEEFKEIQKRAQELGADIAFQDESWVQGHTRSGRTWGLVGHPPEIKVSDDRGGFHILSMVTATGELIFEVTTQK is encoded by the coding sequence ATGAACGCGGAATGGATGTTTGATGCACGTAAAATACCGGATGAAGTGATGAATTACATCCGGCGTATTGCGGTTCGCGCGGTCGAAGAGAAGCATTATGGTCCGGAGCTTGTTGCTGATTTTTTGGGTATCGACCGAACGAGTATTTATGATTGGCTTCGCAACTATCGTTATGAAGGAGAAGAAGCCCTGGATACCCGGAAAGCGCTCGGCGCCACGTGTGTGATGACTCCGGATATTGATCGATGGTTAAAAGAAACGATACTCAATACGACGCCGGCGGATCATGGCTATGATACGGTTTTATGGACTTTAGAGATCATGGTTAATTTATTGAAAGAGTACTTTGGTTTATGGGTATCGGATGCCACGGTTCGTCTGCATTTACATCAATTAGGACTGAGTTGTCAAAAACCTTGTTATCATGCCTTAAACCAGGATCAGGAGGAAGTTAAAAAGTTTATTAATGAAGAATTTAAAGAGATTCAGAAGCGGGCTCAAGAACTTGGAGCGGATATTGCGTTTCAGGATGAGTCATGGGTTCAAGGCCATACGCGTTCTGGACGGACGTGGGGCTTAGTCGGTCATCCGCCTGAAATTAAAGTGAGTGATGACCGGGGTGGGTTTCACATTTTATCGATGGTTACGGCGACGGGCGAGTTAATATTTGAAGTGACCACTCAAAAATGA
- a CDS encoding transposase has protein sequence MSGVFIAFLEKALEGRERPLIVITDNASYHTSKEVKAFLETHRKQIRLFFLPPHSPELNPDEQVWNEIKNDHLEKEPIKNRADFRARVYSALEKLKEFQERVKSFFRLPDTQYANPEKAPA, from the coding sequence GTGAGTGGGGTTTTCATTGCCTTTTTAGAGAAGGCATTAGAGGGTCGAGAGCGCCCATTAATTGTCATCACGGACAATGCGTCTTATCATACCTCGAAAGAAGTCAAAGCCTTTCTTGAGACGCATCGAAAACAAATCCGCTTGTTCTTTCTTCCCCCCCACTCGCCAGAGTTAAATCCGGATGAACAGGTTTGGAATGAGATCAAAAATGATCATCTGGAAAAGGAGCCAATTAAAAACCGGGCTGATTTCAGAGCGCGCGTTTATTCTGCTTTGGAAAAGCTAAAAGAATTTCAGGAAAGGGTCAAATCATTTTTTAGGCTCCCTGATACTCAATACGCTAATCCTGAAAAAGCTCCAGCATGA
- a CDS encoding IS110 family transposase, whose product MKEYTNERVIKVVGIDLAKRSFHVYGVDENGQRVIRRTFNRVRLSEFMANLPACTVAMEACGSAHYWARQFREDGHEVRLIAPQFVKPFVKSNKNDAVDAEAICEAAQRPRMRLVAIKSVEQQDIQAIHRMRSLGVERRTAQVNQIRGFLLEYGIEIPQGRVAVNQRLPEILEDPENGLSERFRAELRELADELRHLDERVAHYDAQIETLAESHPQAQALMTIPGLGAKGATALVAAVGEDPRLFKNGRGLAAWLGLVPRQHSTGGRDRLLGISKRGDVYLRQLLIHGARAVLRWVERKDDPTSRWARGLKGRRHANVAAVALANKIARIAYAVMTTGQPYDAAKGALAPV is encoded by the coding sequence ATGAAAGAGTATACCAATGAGCGCGTCATTAAGGTTGTCGGCATTGATCTGGCCAAGCGGAGTTTTCACGTTTACGGCGTGGACGAGAACGGTCAACGGGTGATCCGCAGGACCTTCAACCGGGTACGTCTGAGTGAATTCATGGCGAATCTGCCCGCCTGTACGGTGGCCATGGAAGCCTGTGGCAGTGCGCACTATTGGGCGCGGCAGTTCCGGGAGGACGGCCATGAGGTACGGTTGATCGCGCCCCAGTTCGTGAAGCCCTTTGTGAAATCCAATAAAAACGACGCCGTCGATGCCGAGGCGATTTGCGAAGCGGCCCAGCGGCCCAGGATGCGGTTGGTGGCGATCAAGAGCGTGGAACAGCAAGATATCCAGGCGATTCACCGGATGCGCAGTTTGGGGGTGGAACGCCGCACCGCCCAGGTCAATCAGATTCGCGGTTTTTTGTTGGAATACGGCATTGAAATCCCGCAGGGGCGTGTGGCGGTGAACCAGCGCCTGCCGGAGATTCTTGAGGATCCAGAGAACGGCCTCAGCGAGCGCTTCCGGGCTGAGCTACGCGAGTTGGCTGACGAACTCCGTCACTTGGATGAACGGGTTGCTCATTATGACGCCCAGATTGAGACCCTGGCGGAAAGCCATCCGCAGGCGCAAGCGTTGATGACGATCCCCGGTCTGGGCGCCAAGGGCGCGACCGCGTTGGTAGCGGCCGTCGGCGAGGATCCCCGACTCTTTAAGAACGGGCGGGGTTTGGCGGCTTGGCTGGGCCTGGTGCCGCGCCAGCACTCCACCGGTGGACGGGACCGCTTACTGGGTATCAGTAAACGGGGGGATGTCTACCTGCGGCAGTTGCTGATTCATGGCGCCCGCGCCGTGTTGCGCTGGGTCGAGCGCAAGGACGATCCGACGAGCCGCTGGGCCCGGGGACTGAAAGGCCGTCGCCATGCCAACGTGGCGGCCGTCGCGTTGGCCAACAAGATCGCCCGGATCGCCTATGCGGTGATGACGACCGGCCAGCCCTATGATGCGGCCAAAGGCGCTCTGGCTCCGGTTTGA
- a CDS encoding IS5 family transposase, with translation MSWPKEKPFNRYPSDLTDAEWERVQPLLEEREPNTRGRPREVDLREILNAIFYINKTGCQWRYLPKDFPAYTTVSTYYHQWINNGVFEKINTALHQKFRQEVGRNETPSAAIIDSQSVKGTQECADETGLDGGKLVKGRKRHILVDTMGCLIYVGVHAANIPDVKGAPQVLQGGLSIANTIRKVWADGAYQGESLAQWLEKNFNCTIEVVNKNKEEKGFQVLPRRWVVERSLAWLGRSRRLSRDYERKPASSQSQVYLASIRLMLRKIFKNRELLQEPILEAA, from the coding sequence ATGTCTTGGCCGAAGGAAAAACCGTTTAATCGCTATCCCAGTGATCTCACCGATGCGGAATGGGAGAGGGTTCAACCCCTTTTGGAAGAACGCGAGCCAAATACGCGAGGACGTCCCCGAGAAGTGGATCTCCGCGAGATTTTAAATGCAATTTTTTACATCAATAAAACGGGTTGTCAGTGGCGATATCTTCCCAAAGATTTTCCGGCGTATACCACCGTCAGCACTTATTATCATCAATGGATCAATAACGGTGTTTTCGAGAAAATTAACACGGCGCTTCACCAAAAATTTCGTCAAGAAGTAGGGCGAAATGAGACCCCAAGCGCCGCGATCATTGATAGCCAATCGGTGAAAGGCACCCAGGAATGTGCGGATGAAACAGGATTGGATGGAGGCAAGTTAGTTAAAGGAAGAAAAAGGCATATTCTAGTGGATACAATGGGTTGTCTAATTTATGTCGGGGTGCATGCCGCGAATATTCCGGATGTAAAAGGCGCACCACAGGTATTACAAGGTGGGCTATCCATCGCCAATACGATCCGGAAAGTTTGGGCCGATGGTGCTTATCAAGGTGAGTCCCTGGCTCAATGGCTTGAGAAAAACTTTAACTGCACGATTGAAGTTGTTAACAAAAATAAAGAAGAGAAAGGATTTCAGGTTTTACCTCGGCGATGGGTTGTTGAAAGAAGCCTCGCTTGGTTGGGGCGATCTCGTCGATTAAGTAGAGATTACGAAAGGAAGCCTGCATCGAGTCAAAGTCAAGTCTACCTTGCTTCAATTCGATTAATGTTGCGAAAAATATTTAAGAATCGTGAATTATTGCAGGAACCCATTTTAGAGGCTGCGTAG